CGAAAGCCTCCGAGGAGTTAGCGCGGTTCAAAGAAAAGTATAAGGCAATCTCTCTGGAAGCGCAGACCGAAGCCGCGATTCAGGAAGCGGGCGAATTAAAAGGGAAAATTATCGCCAAGGAGGTGGAGCTCGGCGTGGCGCTGCAGTCGCTGAAAGCGGATCACATTTCCGTCATTCGGCTGAAAAAAGAGTTGCAAGAATTGAAAAAACAATACAATTATTTGCAGTACGGCACGGACGAAGACCTACAAAAACGAAAAGAATTTTACATCCCGTTTTCGCAGGTGCCGGAAGTAGGGATTCAATTGGCAAAACTGATGCGCGAAGTCAAGGTTCAGGAGACCGTCTGGCAACTGCTGAATCAGCAGTACTATCAGGCGAAAATTCAGGAAGCGCGCGACACGCCTACGGTGCAGGCGCTGGATGAGGCTGTGTCGCCGGAAGTGCGCAGCCGGCCTAAAAGAAAGCTAATGGTCATCATTGCCACATTTTTGGCGTTTTTGTTCAGCGTTTTCTGGGCCTACGCCGGGGAATTTTATGAAAATTTAAAATCTGACCCGGAAGAAAATGAGAAACTTAAAGCGATGACGGAGCACATAAAATCGGACCTGGAAAAAGTGAAGTCGGTATTGAGAAAAACATTCAGGAGAAAACGACATTGAAAATAGTTTCTGTGGTCGGCGCCAGACCGCAATTCATCAAGGCGGCGCCGGTCTCGGCAGCATTGCGAAAACAACACCAGGAATTATTGCTGCACACGGGTCAGCATTATGACGAAAATATGTCTCAGATATTTTTCGATGAAATGAAAATTCCCCGTCCCGATAGAAATCTGGGCGTCGGCTCCGGCACTCACGCCCAACAAACAGGGCAAATTATGATCGGCGTGGAGAAGTATTTGCTTGAGGAGAAACCGGACTGGGTGATAATTTATGGCGATACAAACTCCACAATGGCGGCGGCGTTGGCAGCGGTGAAATTGCACATCCCCGTGGCCCACGTGGAAGCGGGATTGCGCAGTTTCAATCGCCGCATGCCCGAAGAAATTAACCGCGTTGTGGCGGACTGCGTCTCCAAATTGCTGCTTTGTCCGACGGAAACGGCGGTGCAGAATCTTACGCGGGAAGGAATTCGGGAAAATGTGTACAATGTTGGCGATGTAATGTTTGACGCGGCGCTGCGGTTTGCGCCTTTGGCGGAGTCAAAAAAAGAGATTCTCAGCAAGCTTGGCGTGAAGGAAAAAGAGTATTTTTTGTTGACGCTGCATCGGGCGGAAAACACGGACAATGAAGACAACATGCGGCACATAATCGACGCGATTTTACAAGCGCCGCTGTCAGTGGTTTTCCCGGCGCATCCGCGAACGCGAAAATGTCTTCGCCAATATGGTTTAATGGAAAAATTGGAGAATGCACCGCAGGCGATTTTGACCGAACCGGTGAGTTTTTTGGAAATGATTTTACTGGAGAAAAAGGCAAACAAAATTCTCACTGATTCCGGCGGCGTGCAAAAAGAGGCCTATTTTTATC
The Calditrichota bacterium DNA segment above includes these coding regions:
- the wecB gene encoding UDP-N-acetylglucosamine 2-epimerase (non-hydrolyzing) codes for the protein MKIVSVVGARPQFIKAAPVSAALRKQHQELLLHTGQHYDENMSQIFFDEMKIPRPDRNLGVGSGTHAQQTGQIMIGVEKYLLEEKPDWVIIYGDTNSTMAAALAAVKLHIPVAHVEAGLRSFNRRMPEEINRVVADCVSKLLLCPTETAVQNLTREGIRENVYNVGDVMFDAALRFAPLAESKKEILSKLGVKEKEYFLLTLHRAENTDNEDNMRHIIDAILQAPLSVVFPAHPRTRKCLRQYGLMEKLENAPQAILTEPVSFLEMILLEKKANKILTDSGGVQKEAYFYQVPCITLRSETEWVETVADGWNRIVGSDYDLILDAMRNFQPHSEQKGHYGDGHAAEKICEILDNF